A part of Planctomycetota bacterium genomic DNA contains:
- the ribH gene encoding 6,7-dimethyl-8-ribityllumazine synthase — MSSAAPNASNAPIDPKDRFAIIAARWNEAIVEPMLAACTERFAERGCERVDVHRVPGSYELPVAAKWAAESERYAGLITLGCVIRGDTAHFEYVAGPCADGCMRVQLATGVPVIFGVLTVENEEQARARIPNGSAAADVALEMVALRKELA, encoded by the coding sequence ATGAGCAGCGCAGCGCCGAACGCGTCCAACGCACCGATCGACCCGAAGGATCGCTTCGCCATCATCGCGGCCCGCTGGAACGAGGCGATCGTCGAGCCGATGCTCGCCGCTTGCACCGAGCGGTTTGCCGAGCGTGGATGTGAACGGGTGGACGTCCATCGCGTGCCGGGCAGTTACGAGCTTCCCGTTGCCGCCAAGTGGGCCGCGGAATCCGAGCGCTATGCCGGCTTGATCACGCTCGGCTGCGTCATCCGCGGCGACACCGCCCACTTCGAGTATGTCGCCGGACCGTGTGCCGATGGCTGCATGCGCGTGCAACTGGCCACGGGCGTGCCGGTGATCTTCGGCGTGCTCACCGTGGAAAACGAAGAGCAAGCCCGAGCCCGCATACCGAACGGTTCAGCGGCGGCCGATGTGGCGCTTGAGATGGTCGCTCTGCGAAAGGAACTCGCGTGA
- a CDS encoding zinc ribbon domain-containing protein: MIEVQPIPENCPACGTPLQNNAAFCHRCGTATGVPREVLYEREKEPTGYEWRTRTQIFGVPLIHVCSNVKDEEGKTKIAKGIIASGDIAVGVFASGGLALGVLTAGGMSAGLLGAFGVIAVGGGFAFGGIAVAGGVAFGGIAIGSSPNGGLELTWVSILHRLFG, from the coding sequence GTGATCGAAGTGCAGCCGATCCCCGAGAACTGCCCGGCCTGCGGTACGCCGCTGCAGAACAACGCCGCGTTCTGCCATCGCTGCGGCACCGCCACCGGCGTCCCGCGTGAGGTGCTCTACGAACGCGAGAAAGAACCCACCGGGTACGAATGGCGCACCCGCACACAGATCTTCGGCGTGCCGCTCATTCACGTTTGCAGCAACGTCAAGGACGAGGAAGGCAAGACGAAAATCGCCAAGGGGATCATCGCCAGCGGCGACATCGCGGTGGGCGTCTTCGCGAGTGGTGGCCTGGCACTGGGCGTGCTCACGGCCGGCGGTATGTCGGCCGGCCTGCTCGGTGCGTTTGGCGTCATCGCCGTCGGCGGCGGGTTTGCCTTTGGCGGCATCGCAGTCGCCGGCGGGGTTGCCTTTGGCGGCATCGCGATCGGCAGCTCGCCCAACGGCGGACTCGAACTGACCTGGGTCTCGATCCTTCACCGCCTCTTCGGCTGA